A genomic stretch from Eptesicus fuscus isolate TK198812 chromosome 15, DD_ASM_mEF_20220401, whole genome shotgun sequence includes:
- the LOC103289206 gene encoding mediator of RNA polymerase II transcription subunit 10-like, with translation MAEKFDPLEEHLEKFVENIRQLGIIVSDFQPSSQAGLNQKLNFIVTGLQDIDKCRQQLHDITVPLEVFEYIDQGRNPQLYTKECLERALAKNEQVKGKIDTMKKFKSLLIQELSKVFPEDMAKYRSIRGEDHPPS, from the coding sequence ATGGCCGAGAAGTTCGACCCCCTGGAGGAGCACCTGGAGAAGTTCGTGGAGAACATCCGGCAGCTCGGTATCATCGTCAGCGACTTccagcccagcagccaggccgGGCTCAACCAAAAACTGAATTTTATCGTGACTGGCTTACAGGATATTGATAAGTGCAGACAGCAACTTCATGATATTACTGTACCTTTAGAAGTTTTTGAATATATAGATCAAGGTCGAAACCCACAACTCTACACCAAAGAGTGCCTGGAAAGAGCTCTGGCGAAAAATGAACAAGTTAAAGGGAAGATTGATACgatgaagaaatttaaaagtctGTTGATTCAAGAGCTTTCTAAAGTCTTTCCAGAAGACATGGCTAAATACCGAAGCATCCGAGGGGAAGACCATCCCCCGTCGTAA